A DNA window from Rhineura floridana isolate rRhiFlo1 chromosome 11, rRhiFlo1.hap2, whole genome shotgun sequence contains the following coding sequences:
- the LOC133367668 gene encoding vomeronasal type-2 receptor 26-like, translating to MELISTWDKFNPNYKCDIWSNLIAVIGGLNSDTSLHIATILGIYKISQLMYGSTSERSGKNQVFPSFQMVPNEAHQYVGILQLLLHFKWIWIGILAANDDNGERFVQIALPLFFQRGICFDFIEKTPILNFFTDFYGVMIWIQEIYAIFMNRKASVLVFYGEIQAILILGTLLCVPETTINPKGKVWIMSAQMDLVMLGLQWTWDIQMFHGAIAFTSHSHELSGFQNFLHTRNPSVAKEDGFIKDFWQQAFNCKMSNSTVVEMEMEICTGQEQLENLPGTFFEMSMTGHSYGIYSAVYAVAHALYALHLSKSRQRRMRDKGRWTLQNQQPWQLYRFLKSVTFNNSAGDKISFDENGESGAGFDIVNWVFWPNQSFRKVKVGRMDLQASPALTITESAITWQSWFNQVLPLSVCNDHCYSGYSRKKKEGEPFCCYDCILCPEGKITNKKDMDDCIKCSEDHYASKSHDSCIPKPVSFLSYEEPLGISLAIFTVAFSFISVLVLGTFMKHQDTPIVKANNRNLTYTLLISLLLGFLSALLFIGPPDKVTCLLRQTAFGIIFSVAISCVLAKTVTVVLAFRATKPGSRIRQWIGTRLANTIVLSCSLIQTGICTMWLATSPPFPNFDMHSMTDAIVLECNEGSTILFYCVLGYLGFLAIISLIVAFLARKLPDSFNEAKFITFSMLVFCSVWLSFISSYMSTKGKYMVAVELFAILAFSAGLLGCIFFPKCYIIVVKPGLNNREHLMLRMRKRSQVSRSSALGCNLKL from the exons ATGGAACTTATTTCTACATGGGACAAATTTAACCCCAACTACAAATGTGACATCTGGAGCAATCTGATAGCTGTCATTGGGGGACTTAACTCTGACACTTCTCTCCACATTGCAACCATACTGGGCATCTACAAGATTTCACAG CTCATGTACGGCTCTACATCAGAGAGAAGTGGAAAAAACCAGgtctttccttccttccagatGGTCCCAAATGAAGCCCATCAGTATGTGGGGATTCTCCAATTACTCTTGCATTTCAAGTGGATATGGATTGGGATACTTGCAGCAAATGATGACAATGGAGAAAGGTTTGTGCAGATTGCACTTCCCCTATTTTTCCAGAGAGGTATATGTTTTGACTTCATAGAAAAAACTCCCATCTTAAATTTTTTCACTGACTTTTACGGTGTGATGATATGGATCCAGGAAATATATGCCATTTTCATGAATAGAAAAGCCAGTGTATTAGTATTTTATGGAGAAATCCAGGCCATCCTCATTTTAGGAACATTGCTATGTGTaccagaaacaacaattaacccAAAAGGTAAAGTGTGGATAATGTCAGCCCAGATGGATCTTGTAATGTTAGGCTTACAATGGACTTGGGATATACAAATGTTTCATGGTGCTATTGCCTTCACAAGTCATTCTCATGAGCTATCAGGATTTCAGAATTTCCTTCACACAAGAAACCCTTCTGTAGCCAAAGAAGATGGTTTTATCAAGGACTTTTGGCAGCAGGCATTCAACTGTAAAATGTCAAATTCCACTgtggttgaaatggaaatggaaatctgTACTGGACAGGAGCAGCTGGAGAACCTTCCTGGGAcattttttgaaatgagcatgactggTCATAGCTATGGCATCTACAGTGCTGTCTATGCTGTGGCACATGCTCTATATGCCTTGCATTTATCCAAATCCAGACAAAGGCGAATGAGGGATAAAGGGAGATGGACACTTCAGAATCAACAGCCATGGCAG CTGTACCGTTTTCTGAAAAGTGTCACATTTAATAACAGTGCCGGGGACAAAatttcctttgatgaaaatggaGAATCAGGAGCTGGTTTTGATATTGTAAACTGGGTTTTTTGGCCAAACCAGTCTTTTCGTAAAGTGAAAGTCGGAAGAATGGATCTCCAGGCCTCTCCAGCACTCACCATTACAGAAAGCGCTATCACATGGCAGAGCTGGTTTAACCAG GTGCTGCCCCTCTCTGTGTGCAATGATCATTGCTATTCTGGTTAcagcaggaaaaagaaagaaggggagCCATTTTGTTGCTATGATTGCATTCTGTGTCCAGAAGGGAAAATTACCAATAAAAAAG ATATGGATGACTGCATTAAATGCTCAGAAGATCATTATGCAAGCAAAAGCCATGATTCATGCATCCCCAAACCTGTAAGCTTCTTGTCTTATGAAGAACCTTTGGGAATCAGTTTAGCCATTTTTACTGTTGCTTTTTCTTTCATCTCAGTGTTGGTGCTAGGAACATTTATGAAGCACCAGGAcactcccattgtcaaagccaacaacaggaacctcacctacactctcctcatctccctcctgcttGGCTTCCTCTCTGCTTTGCTATTCATTGGTCCACCTGACAAGGTGACGTGTCTCCTTCGACAAACtgcttttggcatcatcttctcagtggccatTTCCTGTGTGTTGGCAAAAACCGTCACTGTTGTTCTGGCTTTCAGGGCCACCAAGCCAGGATCCAGGATAAGGCAATGGATAGGGACAAGACTGGCCAACACTATTGTTCTGTCTTGTTCTCTAATCCAAACAGGCATCTGTACTATGTGGCTGGCaacttctcccccattcccaaaTTTTGACATGCACTCAATGACTGATGCAATTGTACTTGAGTGTAATGAGGGGTCAACTATCCTGTTTTATTGTGTTCTGGGCTACCTGGGTTTCCTGGCCATTATCAGTTTGATTGTGGCTTTCCTGGCCAGGAAGTTACCtgacagtttcaatgaagccaagttcataactttcagcatgctggtcttctgcagtgtttggttgTCCTTTATTTCCTCTTACATGAGCACCAAGggaaaatacatggtggctgtggagctTTTTGCTATATTAGCCTTCAGTGCTGGATTACTGGGTTGCATCTTTTTCCCCAAATGCTACATCATTGTGGTTAAACCAGGACTGAACAACAGGGAGCATCTAATGTTGAGAATGAGAAAAAGAAGCCAAGTATCTAGGTCTTCTGCTTTAGGTTGCAATCTAAAGCTGTGA